GGCAAGACCGACCTGGCGATGGCGATCAGCGACCACTTGCCGGTGGAGTTGATCAGCGTGGATTCGGCGCTGGTGTACCGCGGTTTGGATATCGGCTCTGCAAAGCCGACACCGGAGGAGCTCGCCAGGTACCCCCATCACCTGATCGATATCTGCGACCCGGCGGAAAGCTATTCCGCGGGCCGCTTTCGCCAGGACGCCCTGAAGGTGATGGCCGAGATCAGCGGGCGCGGAAAGATTCCGCTGCTGGTGGGCGGAACCATGTTGTATTTCAAGGCTCTATTACAGGGCATGGCAGAGATGCCGCAGGCGGACCCGGCGTTTCGCGCGGCCATCGAGGCGCGGGCAGAGAAAGAAGGTTGGCCGGCACTGCACGCCGAACTGGCACAAGTCGACCCGGCAATGGCGGCAGAGCTGCACCCCAATCACTCGGTGCGTATCGAACGGGCGCTGGAGGTGTACCACCTGTCGGGCAAGACCATGACCGAACTCCGGGCGGCGCAGCAGAGCGATTCCTTGCACACCCAATACGCAATTCAGCAGTTGGCTATAGTGCCCACAGATCGGTCCCTATTGCACAGGCGCATCGCCCTGCGTTTCGAGCGCATGCTGGAAAATGGGTTTATCGAGGAAGTACAGGCGCTGCGCGCCCGCGGTGACCTGCATCGGGATCTGCCGGCGATCCGTGCCGTGGGATACCGGCAGGTATGGGAGTATCTCGACGGCGAGATGGATTACCCACAGATGGTCGAGGCGGGCATTGCCGCCACGCGCCAGTTGGCCAAACGCCAACTCACCTGGTTGCGACGCTGGCCAGACCTCAAGTGCATCGACGCACAGCAGCCTGGCGGCAAAGTACGCAAAATTGACGAAATGTTGGCAGAGGCCTTGAAATTTCTCGGTTGAGCAGCCATAACGTGAGTGGGCTGGTGTATCCAGCCCTGTTCAGTCAGTTATTCACAGAGCCTGTTAACTTTTGGCTCTTTTTTATGCGCCGTATCACCATGGCCGTTTCTTAGTCCGCGGGTTTCGCGGGCGCGATCGTGCGTCATCTGGCGACTTATCTTTTGGCAAGGAGAAAAAAGATGTCAAAAGGGCACAGCTTACAAGACCCTTACCTGAATGTTCTGCGTAAAGAGCGAATCCCGGTTTCCATCTATCTGGTGAACGGCATCAAACTGCAGGGCCAGATCGAATCCTTCGACCAGTTCGTGGTGCTGTTGAAAAACACCGTGAGCCAGATGGTCTACAAACACGCTATTTCCACCGTTGTACCCTCTCGCGCTGTTCGTGTGCCGCTGATGAATCCGGCCGGACAGGGTGGTGAAGGCGCCGCTCCGGAAGGCGGTGAACGCGATACCTTCGGCGGCTAGCCGTTGGTTTGACGGTGTTCGCTGCGTACTGCCCCCGCTATTTGCCCCAGGTATCTGGTGTGATGGAGGTGGCGATGAGCGTGCGAAGCCGTTTTAAAAAGCAGTAATTAACAGCGCCCCGGTTCGTCCGGGGCGTCTGTTGTTCGGCGCCAGCCAATGGCGCACCTATTGAGCCCAAGAGAATAATCCTTGTTTTTTGATCGCCCGGAATCCGGTGAGCTGGCAGTGCTGGTACACCTGGAACTCTCCGCCATCGACAGTCCCGACGACCCGCGGGAATTTGAAGAGCTGGCGCTATCCGCCGGTGCCGACCCGGTGGCCTTTATCTTTGGCCAGCGCGCCACACCGGACCCCAAGACCTTTGTCGGCCGCGGCAAACTGGAAGAAATACAGGAGACCGTGACCAAGCACGGCGCGGAGCTGGTGATTTTTGATCACACCCTGTCGCCCAGCCAGGAGCGCAACATCGAGCGCGAACTCAAGTGCCGGGTGCTGGACCGCACCGGCCTGATTCTGGATATCTTTGCCCAGCGGGCGCGTACCCATGAGGGCAAACTGCAGGTAGAGCTGGCGCAGTTGCGGCATATGTCCACCCGCCTGGTGCGGGGCTGGACCCACCTCGAGCGCCAGAAAGGCGGTATCGGCCTGCGCGGCCCCGGTGAAACCCAGCTGGAAACCGACCGCCGTTTGCTGCGTGCGCGTATCGACTCCATTGAGAAGCGTCTCGACAAGGTGCGGCGTCAGCGTGCGCAGGGGCGTCGCGCGCGTTCCCGTGCCGAGGTGGCGACGGTTTCCCTGGTGGGTTACACCAACGCCGGCAAGTCCACCCTGTTCAATCGCATCACCAGCGCTGACGTCTATGTGCGCGATCAGTTGTTCGCCACGCTCGACCCCACCATGCGCCGGGTAGAACTGCCCAATGTGGGCGCAATGATTCTGGCGGACACCGTGGGCTTCGTTTCCCACTTGCCACACCGCCTTGTGGAAGCCTTCCGCGCGACGCTGGAGGAGGCGGCCAATGCCACACTGCTGCTGCATGTGGTGGATGCGGCGGCAGAAAATCGTCTGCACCTGATTGAAGAGGTGCAGGCGGTACTCGAAGAAATTGGCGCGGCGGATTTGCCTCATCTGCTGGTGTACAACAAACTGGATTTGCTGGCCGACGCCGAACCGCGTATCGACCGGGACGATCAGGGCGTGCCGCGCGCGGTGTGGTTGTCCGCAGCCACCGGTGCGGGGTGTGAGTTGCTGGTGGAGGCCATCGCCGAGCGACTCGGCCAGCAGATGGTGAGCGGCGCGGTAGTGATCCCTCCACAGCACGCGCGCTTGCGGGCCCAGCTGTTTGAAGGCAACGCGGTGCAGGAAGAAAATTATCGCGACAACGGCGACATTGAATTGAAAATATTGTTGCCGCGGGCGGAGTTGCAGCGGCTGATGGCGCCGTTTCGCGAGGTGGGGAATCCACCTCAGTGGCTGCCGGAAAATCCCGATGCCGAGCCCAAACCGGAAGACTGGGAAACCGAGTGAGCGGTGTCGCCGTATAACGAAGCGTAAAGTTTACAGCGCTGGGCGCGGATACTCGATGGCAATCAATGCTAGAATTTCGCGACAGCTAACGATCAATAAGTTGAAGAGTTGGAGTAAATAAATGGCCTGGAACGAACCGGGTGGTAATAACAAAGACCCCTGGGGTGGTGGCAATCGCAACAACGATGGCCCGCCCGATCTCGACGAGCTGCTGCGCAAAATGCAGCAGAAACTGAACGGCCTGTTTGGTGGCAAGCCATCGGACGCTGGTGACGGGCGCCCCGGTGGCGGCAGTTTCCCCTGGTCGCTGGTGATGATCGTACTGGCCGTAGTGTACGGCCTGTGGGGCTTCTATCAGGTGGATGCCAACGAATCTGCGGTGGTTCTGCGCCTGGGTAAATACCACAGCACCGAAAATTCCGGTCTGCACTGGAATCCGCCGCTGATCGATCACGTGACCAAGGTGAACATGACCGAGGTGCGTACCGAACG
This genomic interval from Microbulbifer sp. Q7 contains the following:
- the miaA gene encoding tRNA (adenosine(37)-N6)-dimethylallyltransferase MiaA yields the protein MQINPARPRAIFLMGPTASGKTDLAMAISDHLPVELISVDSALVYRGLDIGSAKPTPEELARYPHHLIDICDPAESYSAGRFRQDALKVMAEISGRGKIPLLVGGTMLYFKALLQGMAEMPQADPAFRAAIEARAEKEGWPALHAELAQVDPAMAAELHPNHSVRIERALEVYHLSGKTMTELRAAQQSDSLHTQYAIQQLAIVPTDRSLLHRRIALRFERMLENGFIEEVQALRARGDLHRDLPAIRAVGYRQVWEYLDGEMDYPQMVEAGIAATRQLAKRQLTWLRRWPDLKCIDAQQPGGKVRKIDEMLAEALKFLG
- the hfq gene encoding RNA chaperone Hfq, which translates into the protein MSKGHSLQDPYLNVLRKERIPVSIYLVNGIKLQGQIESFDQFVVLLKNTVSQMVYKHAISTVVPSRAVRVPLMNPAGQGGEGAAPEGGERDTFGG
- the hflX gene encoding ribosome rescue GTPase HflX yields the protein MFFDRPESGELAVLVHLELSAIDSPDDPREFEELALSAGADPVAFIFGQRATPDPKTFVGRGKLEEIQETVTKHGAELVIFDHTLSPSQERNIERELKCRVLDRTGLILDIFAQRARTHEGKLQVELAQLRHMSTRLVRGWTHLERQKGGIGLRGPGETQLETDRRLLRARIDSIEKRLDKVRRQRAQGRRARSRAEVATVSLVGYTNAGKSTLFNRITSADVYVRDQLFATLDPTMRRVELPNVGAMILADTVGFVSHLPHRLVEAFRATLEEAANATLLLHVVDAAAENRLHLIEEVQAVLEEIGAADLPHLLVYNKLDLLADAEPRIDRDDQGVPRAVWLSAATGAGCELLVEAIAERLGQQMVSGAVVIPPQHARLRAQLFEGNAVQEENYRDNGDIELKILLPRAELQRLMAPFREVGNPPQWLPENPDAEPKPEDWETE